A window of Acidobacteriota bacterium genomic DNA:
TTAAAAACAAACCCAGAAACTGTCCTTTCTGATATAGAAAAAGCCATGAAACTTACAGAATTTGAAATTCATCTAAAAAAAGAAAACCCAACGATTCTGAAGGATAACATTTCATGGCATATGCCTTTTTTAAGCGCTAATACAACTCCCTGGCAACTTGAGGGTGTCATCCTTGCCTTAAAAAAAGCAGGATATAAGAGTATTGTTACAGTTCACAATAACACGGTGGTTACAGATCCAGTAAAAGGTTCGATATTAAATAAACTTGACCCCTTATATAAAAAATATGGAATTGAAGAAAAATATAACTTTATTCCAGAGGATATAAAATGGATCGTATATGAACCAAAATCAAAAATGCGAATTCTTGATAAAATTTACAAAAAAGGAATCTTTATTCCAGAATATTTTGTAGACAAAAACATAGTCCATCTTCCAACAGTTAAAGCTCATATTTATTCTACAACCACAGGCTCAATGAAAAATGCATTTGGTGGTCTTCTTAATACAAAAAGACATTACACCCACTCCCATATTCACGAAACTCTTGTGGACCTTCTTGCAATTCAGAAAGAAATTCATTCTGGCATATTTACAGTAATGGATGGAACTATTTGCGGAAATGGTCCTGGCCCCAGGACTATGATCCCTGAGGAAAAAGATTATATCTTAGCCAGCTCAG
This region includes:
- a CDS encoding DUF362 domain-containing protein encodes the protein MKTSKVVVLKTNPETVLSDIEKAMKLTEFEIHLKKENPTILKDNISWHMPFLSANTTPWQLEGVILALKKAGYKSIVTVHNNTVVTDPVKGSILNKLDPLYKKYGIEEKYNFIPEDIKWIVYEPKSKMRILDKIYKKGIFIPEYFVDKNIVHLPTVKAHIYSTTTGSMKNAFGGLLNTKRHYTHSHIHETLVDLLAIQKEIHSGIFTVMDGTICGNGPGPRTMIPEEKDYILASSDSVAIDAVSSKMMGFDPMSIPYIRIAHEDGLGKGRMEEIEILGEDIKEINFGFEVGDNFASKFGDLFWFSPLKIFQKLLFQTPLVYLFVFGSYVYHDFIWWPLKGKRLQRARIEPTKWGKLFREKY